The following coding sequences lie in one Panicum virgatum strain AP13 chromosome 6N, P.virgatum_v5, whole genome shotgun sequence genomic window:
- the LOC120679530 gene encoding cytochrome P450 78A9-like, whose amino-acid sequence MAPSEDCGWLLYLSLAAKCGGPHRLLGFAAVVAAAFVVTALLHWASPGGPAWGWYWWTRRAGLGIVGAAIPGPRGLPVLGSMGLMTGLAHRKLAAAGKARRRLMAFSLGETRVVVTADPDVARELLASAAFADRPVKESAYGLLFHRAIGFAPHGAYWRALRRVASAHLFSPRQIAGSAAQRAVIARQMVDAMTKQQGGAGAVRARRFLKRASLHNVMWSVFGRRYELLQAADGEEAAELKSLVDQGYDLLGQLNWSDHLPWLARFDLQRTRARCAALVPRVNRFVGRIIDEHRAARLRHGGAAAVMDFTDVLLSLQGSDRLSDADMIAVLWEMIFRGTDTVAVLIEWVLARLVLHQDVQRRVHEELDRVVGPGRAVTESDTASLVYLQAVVKEVLRLHPPGPLLSWARLATSDVHVGGHLVPAGTTAMVNMWAITHDPAVWPDPAEFKPERFVGSPDHAADESFPVMGSDLRLAPFGSGRRVCPGKSLAMATVGFWVATLLHEFEWLPPASGDPPRGVDLSEVLRLSCEMAIPLEARLVPRHAV is encoded by the exons ATGGCGCCGTCCGAGGACTGCGGCTGGCTGCTGTACCTCTCCCTGGCCGCCAAATGCGGCGGCCCCCACCGCCTGCTCGGCTTCGCcgcggtcgtcgccgccgccttcgtcgTCACGGCGCTGCTGCACTGGGCGTCCCCCGGCGGCCCCGCGTGGGGCTGGTACTGGTGGACCAGGAGGGCCGGCCTGGGCATCGTTGGCGCCGCCATCCCGGGGCCCCGGGGGCTGCCGGTGCTCGGCAGCATGGGGCTCATGACGGGCCTGGCGCACCGGAAGCTCGCGGCGGCCGGCAAGGCCAGGCGCCGCCTCATGGCGTTCTCGCTCGGCGAGACCCGCGTCGTGGTGACCGCCGACCCGGACGTCGCGCGGGAGCTGCTCGCCAGCGCCGCCTTCGCCGACCGCCCCGTGAAGGAGTCCGCGTACGGGCTTCTCTTCCACCGCGCCATCGGCTTCGCCCCGCACGGCGCCTACTGGCGCGCGCTCCGCCGCGTGGCGTCCGCGCACCTCTTCTCGCCGCGCCAGATCGCCGGCTCCGCCGCGCAGCGCGCGGTGATCGCGCGCCAGATGGTGGACGCCATGACGAAGCagcagggcggcgccggcgccgtgagGGCGCGGCGGTTCCTGAAGCGCGCGTCGCTGCACAACGTGATGTGGTCGGTGTTCGGGCGGCGGTACGAGCTGCTGCaggcggcggacggcgaggaggcggcggagctcaagAGCCTGGTGGACCAAGGCTACGACCTCCTCGGGCAGCTCAACTGGTCCGACCACCTCCCCTGGCTCGCCCGCTTCGACCTGCAGAGGACCCGGGCCAGGTGCGCCGCTCTCGTCCCCCGGGTCAACCGCTTCGTGGGCCGCATCATCGACGagcaccgcgccgcccgtctccgccacggcggcgccgccgccgtcatggACTTCACCGacgtcctcctctccctccaggGCAGCGACAGGCTCTCCGACGCCGACATGATCGCCGTTCTCTGG GAGATGATCTTTCGAGGCACGGACACGGTGGCGGTTCTGATCGAGTGGGTGCTGGcccggctcgtgctgcaccaGGACGTGCAGCGCAGGGTGCACGAGGAGCTGGACCGGGTGGTCGGGCCGGGGCGGGCCGTGACCGAGTCGGACACCGCCTCGCTCGTCTACCTCCAGGCCGTCGTCAAGGAAGTGCTGCGCCTGCACCCGCCGGGCCCGCTGCTCTCCTGGGCACGCCTCGCCACGTCGGACGTGCACGTAGGCGGGCACCTCGTGCCCGCGGGGACCACCGCCATGGTGAACATGTGGGCCATAACCCATGACCCGGCCGTCTGGCCCGACCCGGCCGAGTTCAAGCCCGAGAGGTTCGTGGGCTCGCCGGATCACGCCGCCGACGAGTCGTTCCCGGTGATGGGCTCGGATCTGAGGCTCGCGCCTTTCGGGTCCGGCAGGCGGGTCTGCCCCGGCAAGTCGCTGGCGATGGCGACCGTCGGGTTCTGGGTCGCCACCCTCCTGCACGAGTTCGAATGGCTGCCGCCAGCGTCCGGCGATCCGCCACGTGGCGTCGACCTATCCGAGGTGCTGAGGCTGTCGTGCGAGATGGCCATCCCACTGGAGGCGAGACTGGTGCCACGTCACGCGGTGTGA